ATAAAACGTCTGTAAGCTTTTAATTTAATTGGCCTGTGCGCTGTGATGCAAGTTACTGTGCCTTGCTGTAAATCACCATAAATCGCGCCTCGTTATTTAACATTCCGAAGCCGTCAACTATTCTACTTTCCCCTTAAGAATTTCTTGAGGGGGACTTTCCTCATTGCAATTCAATATCTTACTTATCCTGATTAAGTTAGCCACTGCTAATATTTAATTTTGTGTAAATTTAATGTAAATGAATACGTATGCATAGTGTTGCTCTCTTTTTATACAACCCGATACTATTTATGGCAGAACCATAAGTGACGGGTTTGGGTGTGGTATTCCCAAACCGTTGATAAAAAATAAGGAACGGGGCACCAATGAGAACATTCAAAATTAAGCCCATCATGGTGGCGTTGGTCAGCAGCGGGTTGGCATTTACTTTGCCTACATACGCTCAACAAACGCAAGAAGACACCATTGATGAAGTCAGCGAATCTGCGATAAATAGTAACAATCAATCGGGTAGCCAATTAACAGGTGAAGATATACCGGTCAACGATATATCCGAGGAAACGCTCGAACGCATAGAGGTGAGGGGGTTTAGTACTAGCCTCATACAATCACTCAACCAAAAGCGTTTTTCTGACACGGTGTCAGAACAAATTTCTGCTGATGATTTGGGCGGTTTGCCTGATGTATCTATGGCAGATGCGCTTACCCGATTGCCAGGTATATCTGCAGTTCGTACAGGGGGCCAAGCGGCCGAGATTAACATTCGTGGTTTAGCGGGTGACTTTGTGTTCTCTACATTAAATGGACGTGAGCAAGTGTCTACCAGTGGAAGCAGAGCCATTGAGTTCGACCAGTACCCCTCAGAGTTAATCACCGAAGCGAGTGTATATAAATCGCCTAAAGCATCACTCATTGAAGGGGGGATCGCTGGAACGGTAGAACTCAAGACAGCAAGCCCGTTAGTCATGGAGGAGCAGCATAAGTTCAGTGCCAATATGCGTGGCATGTATAACGACCGAGCCAGTGAGATATCGGACGCGAGTGAATTTGGTCATCGATTGAGCTTTTCCTATCAAGGAAAGTTTATGGACGACACCGTCGGTTTATCCCTAGGTTATGCACGCTTATTCCAACCCAGTGTTTCTACTCAGTTTGTGGGTTTAGCGTATAACGGGGCTGTTGATGTAGATGGTATTGAAGGTGATAACGACAGAGCTGGCACCGACTGCCCAGAATGTGAGCTTATTTCTGAAGGCTTTGAGATTCAACATAAAGGTGGCGAGCAAACTCGCGACGGTTACGTTGCAGCCATAGAGTGGGCACCATTAGAAAATTTCACCTTAAAAGCTGATGCGTTTATCTCTAAGTTCGATTCAGAAGAATTTGCCCGCGGGTATCGAGTCAAACTAGGGGGGATAACAGCTGGCATCACGAACCCTGTTGTTGTGAACAATAGTGTGATTGGTGGCACTTTCTCACGAACAGACAGTAGCTTTACTCGAGTCGAGCTAGTTAACGACGACAACCAAGATTTCGATAGCGTTGAAAACTTTGGTATTAACGCAGATTGGGAAATTAGTGCTGACTTATCGGTACAGTTTGATGTGTCACGCTCTACTGCGAAAAGTGATTTCCGTAATGGCTTGTTGTGGTCATTAGTCAGCGAAGATGCCAACGCTGTCAGTCCAGTGTTTGATGAGAACGTTCAAATCTCGTATTTGTTAAATGGCAACAACCTTCCTGATTTAGCCTTCAATCAAGCAGATGCATTTTCCGATATCGATAGGGTGATGGTCAGTAAATACGGCATTTATCCGTTTGTTAACAAAGACGAACTCGATGCTTATAAAGTCGATTTCCAATACTTTGTGGATATGCCTATTGTAACTGGTTTGGAGTTTGGCTATCGCTATTCCGATAGAGAGTACAGTAACGATCGTTCGGTATTTGAATACGGAAACGACAGTGCGTTTTCTGCAAGTGAGCCACCGCTGCGTTTAACGGATGATATGGTAGAGCAAGTTGATTGGGCTGGCGATTTTAGCTATTTCCCAAGCTATTTGTCGGTAGATTTAAACAGTGCGCTTAATGCATGGTTTCCGAGCGGCTACCCTCAACCAGTACAAACCTGGGGGGCTGGAGCAGCAGGTGTGATTAATGGCCCAGGTACAGGGCCATCTACTTCTTGGACTATGCAGGAAAGTGGGCAGGTATTTGAAACCGTAAACTCTGCATATTTGATGGCGGGACTCAGTACTGAGATTGCGGGTATGCCTGTAACCGGTAATGTGGGGGTTCGTTACGTAAAAACAAAACAAAGCTCTACCACTTACCAGCGTGCCACTTCATTAATTACCGATCCAGAAACCGGTGTCACAGTTGAAGTCAGTGATCCCACTGCTGGCGCGCAAAACATTACTGACGATGCTGGCCTCATTAACAACTTTTATCGCTTCACAACGCTTACTCACGAATACGACGATGTGTTGCCGTCTATCAACCTAAATTTTGCGCTGACAGATAATACGCAACTAAGAGTAGCCGCAGCAAAAGTGATGGGCCGTGCGCCTATTAATAGATTTGCGGCAAATGCTTCTACCACCGTTGAAACGGTAACCGCTGTACAGGATAGAGACTCCGGGGAAGTGACCTTGTCGCAACCTACCGCCAAGGTAAACGGCAACGCAACAAATAGCCCTTACCTAGAACCTTTTTATGCCACCCAATACGATATTTCATGGGAATACTATTTTGAGGATACCGAAGGGGCGTTAATACTGGCGGCATTCTACAAAGATATAGAATCTTTTATCGAAGAAATTAATATAGAACCTTATGACTTTAGTGGCAACGGCATTGCGGTTCCAGCGTCGGTTCAGGTTCCTGTGTATCTTGAACCTGAATTTGTAGGGCAAGAGGCTGAGTTGTCACGGGATGCTGATGGCAACCCTATTTTTGTTACCGTCCCTACAGAAAATGGCAGCTATAGCACGGCGGTAAATAACGCTGAAGGTGGCTATATTCGCGGTGTTGAAATTGCCTACACTGAAATTTATAGCATGTTGCCAAGCTTCTGGTCTGGTTTAGGGGTAACGGCGAGTTACTCATACACGGAAAGTGAAATTCAACGTACGCTAAGTAGTTCGGTGTATTCAGATAGCTTGCCTGGGTTATCTGAAAATGTCGCCACGGTAACGCTATTTTGGGAGTACGAAGGGTTTGAAACTCGCTTATCTGGGCGTTATCGCGATTTCTTTGTGTCTGAGCAAGTGGCTGTAAACGATCAAACCGTAAATTTTGATTCTGAACTGGTTGTCGATTACCAAGCGTCCTATGAAATTAACGACAATTGGAGCGTATTGTTTCAAGTTAACAACGTTACTGACGAACCTACCAAGAGCTATTTCACCTCTTCTGAACAAACCGGCACCATCCAGTTTTTCGGAACGCAGTATTACTTGGGGATGACATACCAATTATGAGCATTTTACCTATCTGCCAGAAACTGAAACCAAAGGCTATCGCTGCCAATACTGCGTTTACGAAAAAGAAAAATTTGGAGTTATCCATGTTAACAAAACCCTTATCGACGCCAATGCCCACCCTGAAGGTATGGCGCATTGCGGCGCTTATCCTAACGGCGCTCTTTATAGTAGGTTGTGGGGGCTCAGGTGTTGAGTCTGGCTCGAACAATTTACTGACTTGTAATGTACCAAACGTACCTAATGCAGACGGCACAGCGTGCGTCGCGCCACCGCCTATTCAATGTGATGCACCCACGGTGCCTAATGAAACTAATGATGCGTGTGTAGTTGGCGCCGATCCGAGTTTGCCACTACCGGTGTTTTTCCCTGCCGATAATCAAGCAGTTTTATACTACAACCGCGCGGCAGTTGATGCTGATAATTCCACAACCGACCCCGCGTACGAGGGCTGGCGTTTGCATACATGGAACAATGATGAATGCGACGCTTATGCCGATGCAGATACTGACTGGGCCAATGGGCGTCAACATACGGGTATCGACCCTAATTATGGTGCGTATTGGGTATTAGATTTAAAAGACAATTTTGATAACTGCCACAATTTTATCATTCACTTAGGCACTGACGATGCCGGTAAAGAGCTGGGCGGTTCAGACTTTCAAGCTTCGCTAGTTCAAGATGACGAAACGTACGTGCGTATGAACTTTACGTTGTCAGGGGAGCCCACGTTGTTTGAATACCCCATTATGTCTCTCGGGCCACAGCCTGTAGATATAGAAGGTTTTGGTGCACATTGGTTAGATGCTAATACGATATTGTGGGATGTGGCTGATACCGTATCTACCGTGAAGCTTCACTATTCGGCGAATGCTGACTTAGAGAGTTCACTGGAAGATGGAATTAACGGCACCTCAATAGCGTTAATGCCTGCCACGTTAGATGAAAACCAAACAGCTAAAGCAGAAAACCTGGCGGCACTTCAGGCTTGGGAAGGAGAGTGGAGCCTAGAGGATGCTAAGACTGTCTTAACCACTCAAGCGGTAGTGGGTGGGTATGACAGTGACGGGGTGCTAATAGCAGCAACAGGCTTACAAAACGCAAAGGTTATTGATGATATCTTCACCGCGGGTGATGAAGATGCAAACGAAGCAAGTTTAGGTGCCGTGTATTCTGACACGGGTATTGCTGTATCGGTATGGGCCCCCACAGCGCAAAATGTAGAGTTGCTAACATACAACGACAATAAAACCCTGGCGAGTCGATACACGATGACGCGAGACACCAATACAGGTATCTGGCAATTTGAAGGCGATATGTCGCTAGACAGACAACTTTACCGCTATGAAGTTACGGTTTTTCATCCGCAAACGGGGGCGGTAGAAGTACTTGAAGTTACTGACCCTTATTCGGTAAGCCTTAGCACCAATGGCCGCTTCTCTCGCTTTGTAAACTTATCAGATGACGATTTAAAACCAGAAGGGTGGGATACTCAGAATATTCCTACGTTAGAAAACCCTGAAGATGCAGTTATTTATGAGGGCCATGTTCGTGATTTCAGTATTCGCGATATGTCTACAAGCGAAGCAAATCGTGGTAAGTACTTAGCCTTTACCGAGCAAAACACGGCGCCTGTTTTACATCTACAAAAATTGGTTGAGGCAGGCTTAAACTACTTCCATGTGCTGCCCGCAAACGATATTGCCACCATCGATGAAGACCCAACAAAGACCGTTGGTTTATTCGACACGGTTGCAGACTTATGTCGCCTTAACGCGGAAGCGGTGGTTTGTGAAGAAGAGAACAGTGCCACATTACTTATTGATGTTTACAACAGCTACGACCCTCTCGCTGAAGCAGCGAAAGCACAGCAGCTCACAAGTGACATGCGTGCTATTGATGGTTTCAACTGGGGTTACGACCCACATCATTTCAACGCACCAGAAGGTAGCTATGCATCAAATGCAGAAGGTGTAGAACGAATTGTCGAAATGCGGGCAATGATTCAAGCTCTGCATGAAATGGGGCTTCGTGTTGCGTTAGATGTGGTATATAACCATACCAATGCTTCTGGCGTGTTTGCGAAATCTGTACTGGATAAGGTTGTACCTGGCTATTTCCATCGTTATGAAACCGACACCGGCGATATTGTTCGTGAAACCTGCTGTGATGACACCGAGCCGCGTAACGTAATGATGGAAAAATTAATGCTGGATTCACTACTTGTGTGGACCGAGCATTACAAATACGATGCTTTTCGCTTTGACATCATGAGCCAAGCTTCTAAAGAGACGATGTTGCAATTGCGCAACAGCGTACAAGCATTAGATGAAGATAATTACTTCTACGGTGAGGGCTGGACACGCATCGACAGAGGTTACGAACAAGCGAACCAGCTGAATATGGCCGGTACGCAAATAGGCACGTACAACGATAGAATTCGTGAAGCTATTCGCCAAGGTAATATCTTTTCACCTGAGTCTGACGCGCTGTTAAGCGACCAAGACAAAGTGAAAATGAGCATGATAGGCACACTGCAAGACTATGTGCTTGAAACCTCGGCAGGCGTAGCTAGCAATACCAGTAACCTAGGTGGTTACGCATTAGACCCAGCCGACATTATTAATTATGTATCTAAACATGATAATGAAACCTTATGGGATCAGCTGAACTATACATTACCAATGGACATTTCGTTGAGTGAGCGCGTACGTGCACAAAACGTAGCTATCGGTATTCCGCTTGTGTCGCAAGGTATTCCATTCTTACAGATGGGCGGTGATTTACTGCGATCTAAGTCTATGGACAGAAACACCTATGACGCAGGCGATTGGTTCAATTTCGTTGATTTTACCTATGAAACCAATAACTGGAACGTGGGTTTACCGTTAGCTGAAGACAATGAAGTTCGTTGGGAAGAAATGGGTGAGTTTATTTATAGCCCAGAACGTGATGCATCTATGGCCGACATCATATTTGCGTCAGATGCATTTAACGAGTTGCTGGCCATTCGTACGGAAAGTCCGTTATTTCGTTTAACCACCGCTGACGACATCATCGACCGTATCGGCTTTCATAATATTGGTTCAAACCAGCAAAAAGGTTTGATAGCCATGAGCATTGATGACGGTGTTGCTTCTGACGCTGACACTTACGGAGAAGCCCGCGCCGATCTTGATATGCAAAATGATGCCATTGTTGTGCTAGTAAATACGGGGTACGAAACGAAATCCATTAGTATTAATACCGCAACCGGGTTTTCATTACATGCACTGCAAATGAACTCAAGTGATGAAGCGGTTCGAGGGGCAACGTTTAACGAAGCAGAAGACGGGAATGGTATTTTCACCGTTCCAGCACTGACTATTGCTGTATTTGTTAAGCCGCAATCAGGCGCACAAGGTTATGGGTTATCGGCCTACGCAACTTCTGGTGCGCCGGATGTTGTGCCTTATGGCGAGACTACGCCTTACCTTCGCGGCGATATGAACGGTTGGACGAC
The nucleotide sequence above comes from Alteromonas naphthalenivorans. Encoded proteins:
- a CDS encoding TonB-dependent receptor is translated as MRTFKIKPIMVALVSSGLAFTLPTYAQQTQEDTIDEVSESAINSNNQSGSQLTGEDIPVNDISEETLERIEVRGFSTSLIQSLNQKRFSDTVSEQISADDLGGLPDVSMADALTRLPGISAVRTGGQAAEINIRGLAGDFVFSTLNGREQVSTSGSRAIEFDQYPSELITEASVYKSPKASLIEGGIAGTVELKTASPLVMEEQHKFSANMRGMYNDRASEISDASEFGHRLSFSYQGKFMDDTVGLSLGYARLFQPSVSTQFVGLAYNGAVDVDGIEGDNDRAGTDCPECELISEGFEIQHKGGEQTRDGYVAAIEWAPLENFTLKADAFISKFDSEEFARGYRVKLGGITAGITNPVVVNNSVIGGTFSRTDSSFTRVELVNDDNQDFDSVENFGINADWEISADLSVQFDVSRSTAKSDFRNGLLWSLVSEDANAVSPVFDENVQISYLLNGNNLPDLAFNQADAFSDIDRVMVSKYGIYPFVNKDELDAYKVDFQYFVDMPIVTGLEFGYRYSDREYSNDRSVFEYGNDSAFSASEPPLRLTDDMVEQVDWAGDFSYFPSYLSVDLNSALNAWFPSGYPQPVQTWGAGAAGVINGPGTGPSTSWTMQESGQVFETVNSAYLMAGLSTEIAGMPVTGNVGVRYVKTKQSSTTYQRATSLITDPETGVTVEVSDPTAGAQNITDDAGLINNFYRFTTLTHEYDDVLPSINLNFALTDNTQLRVAAAKVMGRAPINRFAANASTTVETVTAVQDRDSGEVTLSQPTAKVNGNATNSPYLEPFYATQYDISWEYYFEDTEGALILAAFYKDIESFIEEINIEPYDFSGNGIAVPASVQVPVYLEPEFVGQEAELSRDADGNPIFVTVPTENGSYSTAVNNAEGGYIRGVEIAYTEIYSMLPSFWSGLGVTASYSYTESEIQRTLSSSVYSDSLPGLSENVATVTLFWEYEGFETRLSGRYRDFFVSEQVAVNDQTVNFDSELVVDYQASYEINDNWSVLFQVNNVTDEPTKSYFTSSEQTGTIQFFGTQYYLGMTYQL
- a CDS encoding alpha-1,6-glucosidase domain-containing protein is translated as MLTKPLSTPMPTLKVWRIAALILTALFIVGCGGSGVESGSNNLLTCNVPNVPNADGTACVAPPPIQCDAPTVPNETNDACVVGADPSLPLPVFFPADNQAVLYYNRAAVDADNSTTDPAYEGWRLHTWNNDECDAYADADTDWANGRQHTGIDPNYGAYWVLDLKDNFDNCHNFIIHLGTDDAGKELGGSDFQASLVQDDETYVRMNFTLSGEPTLFEYPIMSLGPQPVDIEGFGAHWLDANTILWDVADTVSTVKLHYSANADLESSLEDGINGTSIALMPATLDENQTAKAENLAALQAWEGEWSLEDAKTVLTTQAVVGGYDSDGVLIAATGLQNAKVIDDIFTAGDEDANEASLGAVYSDTGIAVSVWAPTAQNVELLTYNDNKTLASRYTMTRDTNTGIWQFEGDMSLDRQLYRYEVTVFHPQTGAVEVLEVTDPYSVSLSTNGRFSRFVNLSDDDLKPEGWDTQNIPTLENPEDAVIYEGHVRDFSIRDMSTSEANRGKYLAFTEQNTAPVLHLQKLVEAGLNYFHVLPANDIATIDEDPTKTVGLFDTVADLCRLNAEAVVCEEENSATLLIDVYNSYDPLAEAAKAQQLTSDMRAIDGFNWGYDPHHFNAPEGSYASNAEGVERIVEMRAMIQALHEMGLRVALDVVYNHTNASGVFAKSVLDKVVPGYFHRYETDTGDIVRETCCDDTEPRNVMMEKLMLDSLLVWTEHYKYDAFRFDIMSQASKETMLQLRNSVQALDEDNYFYGEGWTRIDRGYEQANQLNMAGTQIGTYNDRIREAIRQGNIFSPESDALLSDQDKVKMSMIGTLQDYVLETSAGVASNTSNLGGYALDPADIINYVSKHDNETLWDQLNYTLPMDISLSERVRAQNVAIGIPLVSQGIPFLQMGGDLLRSKSMDRNTYDAGDWFNFVDFTYETNNWNVGLPLAEDNEVRWEEMGEFIYSPERDASMADIIFASDAFNELLAIRTESPLFRLTTADDIIDRIGFHNIGSNQQKGLIAMSIDDGVASDADTYGEARADLDMQNDAIVVLVNTGYETKSISINTATGFSLHALQMNSSDEAVRGATFNEAEDGNGIFTVPALTIAVFVKPQSGAQGYGLSAYATSGAPDVVPYGETTPYLRGDMNGWTTDNPFIYKGEGVYEVAVALEGSTTYGFKFASEDWETVNFGAAEGDDAALVETEPKVLARTNNNLAFTPAISATYLFTINASDAESPVLSIVNEEPYVGTPVYIRGALNDWGTNNELEYQGGRIYKVTMDIEPGSYEFKVASEDWDTVNFGALSADDADRNVNVGQATALARTNDNLLLTIEEADRYVFVFDVNDENNPTIGVYKEAYFGDTEVYVRGGMNGWGTTDLFTYQGEGEYTVDIELSVGSAEFKVASEDWNTVNLGNPNDAISNLVTPDQPKVLAFSNNNLVVEVTEAGLYEFKVSGPNGQSPTLTVSPK